DNA from Sphaerodactylus townsendi isolate TG3544 linkage group LG08, MPM_Stown_v2.3, whole genome shotgun sequence:
ATAAATCCGATTGACTTGACGGGTGCATTCCAAAAAATGAAAGATATACTCTGCCGAATAACCCTGCCGAATATACTGATATACTCTGCCGAATAACTCTGCCGAATATACTGATACCGTGGTTATctaaaaataagacagcgtcctatattaatttttgctcccagagatgcactatgtcttattttcaggggatgtcttatttttccacttcacagctgcatgttctggtgttctgttcgatgggcatgcttccaaacaaaaactttgctatgtcttacttttgggggatattTTATATTcggcacttcagcaaaacctctactatgtcttattctcaggggatgtcttattttcggagaaacagggtttACTCTGCCGAATAATCTTAACAGTTGATTTATAACTCTACAACTGTATCAGAGTattttccatggggaaagcaTTTCGCCCTTTCAGTGGAACTTGGAACTTTATGTTGCTGATTATTTTGTTGGGCATGTTCTCCATTAAACCTATAAAATCCCTGCAACTGGGAAGCCCTTGTCTGATACTTATCCTACATCCAGAAAGACTGCCCAGCCGAACCAGCCCATCCAATGGGCTGAGATTCTGACAACACTCAGGAAATCTGGGACTGTGAGTGGTGACTATAGCAAGGgacttctcattttttaaaaaaatgggtgttCTGTTGATTCAGGATCAGTACTGGACAGAACCATCCTGAAGAGCAGAAAAGTGAGTGAGCGAGCGTGCGAGCGTATATAATTTCTGAAAACAGAAACTTTATTGAAAGGATGGGAGTGGACATGAGAATCAAAAGAAGGCTTTGCGTTGTAGCCCAAAGGTTTAGCTTAGTGACAAAAAAGCGGAAAGCCTTGTGTTTTCACTGCACCTACTCTGGCGAGTAGTCTAACTCATCATTGGAAATCAGCGTGTCTGAGTTCAGTTTGTGTTTCCCTTTACTTTTGGATTTGCTACTTGTCCGACTGCTTCCCTGGGCTTCTGACATCTGCTGGTAAGTGAAACCTTTGTCATCAGCAGGGTCCCAGTCCTGATAGTTTTCACTTTCAGCGTAGGAAAAGCCGTCATCGACCGAGAAGGGATCAACGTCAGTATCGTAACGCTGGTACGTGCTCTGGTGGAGAGCCTCTTCCCGAGCGGTGATCTCCAGCGTGCTGTTCCATATGCCGTAGCCAAAATAAATCAGCAACCCTGCAGGAGGGAGGAGAGTTTGGCTGGTAAACATATCTTTGCGAAGTATGAGTTAGTATTGTCATCCTGCATGAAACGTTTCACATCAGCATTCGCCTGTCAAAACTCGGGATGGACATTTTAGCTCAGTTCAAATTTGGTTTGTTTTGCCCAGCATTTTATGCAGATTCTCTAGCATCATAAAAGCATGTGTTTGGGTTAATCATTAAGTACTCAATTCCACTGGTTTTCACGGAAAACGCACTTCTGTTTGCGGTTCCTACTCTGGCACCCAAATGGGTATGACACCAgcggcggggctaccaggggacaggggggcacgcCACGCACCTGGCACGcggttttgggtcatgtggggggtgcaaaattcctccgacctctcccacttcccctgacctctctcccttcccccctgtggtgtcccccctttccacacttaccttagttcctttccttttcctagaactttttcaggctgaaaaaaggcctgttcacagtacaggctaaaaacgccctgaggaactaaagttcccaggaggccttggggctcacaaggtctcctgggaagtatagttcccatcaagctgtttttaagcctgaactgtgaatatacctttttttagcctgaaaaagttctacgaaaaggaagggggaaggtggggcaccacaggggaggggggcagggcactgtgggggggggacacggaaaatatagactgcgcactggatgcagtttggcccagctacgcctctgcatgaaaCTTCCCAGAGACATTACCCAAGAAAAGCTTCCTCCTCAaaatttaactgtttttaaatacCAAAGGTGAAAGGTGCTAAACTCATTATGTGcctgcgcgcgcacacacacacacacacacacacacacacacacacacacacacacacacatcctgcagCAGGTTAATTATTTCagcacttccccccacccttccagaCTGAGTCTAACAACTTATTTTCCAAGGAATGGGCCATGGTGACATAGAAGAGCATGCAGAAGGCCTCAGGTTCAatcaccagcatctccagttaacaggatcAGGTAACAATGCCACAGCAACCTGAATAGCcttaagaagctaagcagggtcagccttggttagtagttggatgggagaccaccaaggaagactagggttgctatgcagagacaggcaatggcaaaccaattctgttcaacatttgccttgaaaatcccatgggggtatgccataagtcagttgtgacttaagaCTTATGATATGGTATGAAAGATCACAGACTAAgattctgccagtcagagtagacaatatagaCTTGGGCCGAACAATAGTTCAGCTCAACATAAAGCAACTTCATGGGTATACCTTCTTGGTATCCATTCTGGTGGAATCGCTTGGAGAAAATATATTGTTTCAAACAGCAGAGAACCATGAATGTAGAGGTGTCACCAACCTTTCCCTGTATGCGTCCGCCATCTTGGCCGCTACACTGTTCACCACCACCCCATTCCACATCATGTGTGAACACATCAAATAGTTCTGGTCCTTGTGGGACCACACTGCTGACCTCTCTCCGCTGTGAGAACAGTCCATTTGATCCCACTCACAGCTTCCTGAAAATTTCACCAATTTTCAATTCATAAAAGCACCTATTATCTTACCCCATGACTGCTAACCTTACTTAAGAGATGAAGCAGTAGTCTCACTAATGAAAGACAGAGGAATAAACTATCCTTACACCCTTtatatctgcctgcctgcctgcatgtcTGTCTAAAAGGAGTAAggatactggttgttgtgggttttccgagctgtaaGGATAGTTCACTTATAAAACAGTGTGGTAAGATTTGCAAGCCCTTCAAAGCTCACTGAGCCTTTGTATGAGtaattccccactgcagagtctacCTAGGTTCAATCTGGTTCCTTTAACTTGGGAGTGACGAGGGTTACTCCCAAGTTAAAGGAACCGGATCGAACCTAGGTAGACTCTGCAGTGGGTAATTACTCATACAAAGGCTCATACATAACTCCTCGTTCAGCCTATCAAGAGGTGTGTTTAGCTACGTTTTGGCGCCAATTCTACGTAGCTGCAacgtataaaaactaaaaaaaagacacacgctcacgtttcccgccgtaaAACGTGAGGCAATCAGAAACGAGGAGCGAAAGTGGTTCCACagatgatcccaccctctgagctcggtTCAAGATGGACGAACTGAGTTGAACTTGGTTGCTGTGGCCCCCAAAATGAAGGTTTATTGGTCCCCCAAATGAAGGTTTGCATTTCAAAACAGATGTCAGTAACATAACAGTCCATGCAAACATAGGACAAATTAATTACTCACACTTACAACGGAAGGCACAGCAAATGATATTAAGCAGAACTGATTCTGCACAAGCCATCTGATTAAATTTCTTTGCTATTGTTTTGATGTGGGAAGATATTTAATTTAGATATAGCTGAAGTTTTCTAATGGGAAGATTCTAATCTAAATGTCCAAGTGTCTCTTCCATGGAATTATCAGGCTGTTTTCAAcaccaacaccccacccccaccccagttttagGACTTACCCACAAAACACCAGACGGCAAACCGGATCCATGTGATCCTTGAAAGTTTGAACATGAGATAGATGTTTACAAGCATTGCAAAGGCAGGAACAAAAGGCAGACATGGGGCCATGTAGGGGAGCTTttttgggttttctggctgtTGAAGGATGACAAAGACCAAGATGACAATCAGCAGGACCATCAGCACCACCAGAAGGATAGCCCACCAACTTTGGATGTAGAGATAGTCCACCCCAAAAGTGACAAAAGAGCAGAAGATGAACATCAGGATAAAAAGCAAGAGGACACATGTGGTGACTGTCTGACCAGTAGCTGCTGTGGGCCGGTCCATTTTCCCGGGTAATCCAAGGTGGATCCTCATTGTGTAGTATCGCGGCCCTATAAGCTTCTTCAGCTTGATGAGGTAGATATTTTCTGACTCATCTGCCTCAATTCCTGAAGTCATGTCAACTGTGCCATAGTTGGGGTGGTTGACATTGTAAGTGGATTTGTCCGATTTCCCAATGAGCATCTCGTTGTCTCCCAAAGACGGGAGGTTTTTTGCACCACACGTGTTGGTCGGTGGGCCTACAAACTCCTCGCCTTCACTCACGGGAGAGCAAACTTCCTTTTCGCAATCCGCTAAaatcccttctttcttcttcgtATGCTCTTCAGAAAGGAACTTGACAAAGCCGTCAATGTCACTCTCCGGTTGATACCGGAGGAGTAAGACACATACAGAGACCAGAGTGTAGGCAAGAAGTGTGCCGATGGACATCATCTCTATCAGGTCCCTTAGACTGACTAGGAGGGAGAGGAGCGCTGCAAGGCACCCTGAGACAATGCAAGCTACTACGGGCGTCTCCGTGTAGGAACTTACATGGGACAGGAACCTAGAGGGTGAAAGGatcaaaattaaaaatgaacatgTAGCACATCAACTCCCCATTGAGAATTTAGGGGCAGAGCTATCCCAGTCTAGTAAACAGGCAGGAGCCAGCGGTAACAGAGTTTAAGAGATTCTGGGATATTTCAGAACACCTTCAAGGCATGgagcactagggtgttgtgggttttctgggttgtatggccgtgttccagtagcattttctcctgatgtttcggctgcatctgtggctggtatcttcagtggatctgatggtagtaaagcaagtggagtatatatatacctgtggaatgtgcacggtgggagaaagaactatcTGCATTGGTTAAAAATGTGAAGGGTGCAATTTGCATGTGTTATGTGGaattttaaccaatgcaaatggatttttctcccaccctggacattccacaggtatgcatactccacttgctttactaccatcagaacctctgaagatgctacatgatgcaggtgaaacatcaggagaaaatgctactggaacatggccatacaacccagaaaatccacaacaccctagtgattccagctgtgaaagcctttgacaatgcatggAACACTATTGCCCATGTTCAGACCAGAGCCTTGAAAATAGGGTAGCCACTTATGTGGTTCTAGCAAGGGACCTCCTACCAATGCTCCCCATCCACCACCATTACCCAATGGTGCGGCAAGGGAGCAATGAACAAAAAGGATCAAGTGGTCAAGATTCACATCCTGTTTCAGAAGAGGAAGTGACTCCATGATGGTGCAGGAATTTTCAAATCACTATGGTAAAAAAATGTGGAaatttggaaattcctagaactgggtccccaaccttttccagcttgtgggcacatttgaaattctgacatagcATATTGGgtgtagcaacaaaatggctgccacaagaaggggagccagccacaaaatgattgccatcgCTTAACTTCAGTTATCACAGCACAGATCCCTGTGCTGGAGTgccagctgctaccaaagcaacatttttttaaaaaaattacacagccaatcaaatttccattagtcaatctatggctaccaatcttgatcctccttgatctgagattgcaaatgccttagcagaccaggtgctcaggagcagcagcagcagcaggccattgctttcacatcctgcatgtgagctcccaaaggcacctggtgggccactgcgagtagcaaagtgctggactagatggactttggtttgatccagcaggctagttcttatgttcttatgttccattagaagccttgctgagcaaaagccctatctggtccacccactttccaaaaagACTTGtcaggcaccagaaaaggagtCAGCAGACACCATGATGCCCACATGCACCATGCTGGGGATCCCTGTCCTACAGcatcatgacatcacatccctctttggtcccagaagtgacatcaggatGTTCTAGGAATGGTTAGCAGCATTAGAAGTGCTGGTTCCTGTGATTTCTTTCAGGCCACACTTCCTGTTTGGACAACCTATGTTCCCATAGGGCAAGTAAATGCTCCAAATGTGTAGGAATTGCACAgcaacagcagcccccccccccatgagccctccattcagccagctttttctgTGCAGTTGGCATCAATACAAAAAATTCAGTCCACCTGTTCCTCAACTGCTTTAACATTTAAATGCTATATAACTGTTAGATGAATTCTGATTGTTTCAGACATTTTAATATCTTACACCTTTGTTCTGAAACACCTCCTGATtcaatgaggaggaggaaagcaggaTCGGTtccttgctttggggaagaaagaaGTGGGGGCTGCCATTTTGAAGAGGACTGTTCCAGTAGACGAAGCTTACCTGAAGAGAAGCCCGTCGCCTGCCATCGCATAAATTACACGAGGCATTGGGAAAAGGGAGCCCAGCAAGCTCACGGTCAAGCCCGCCACAGAACCGATGGCCACGATGAACTTTGCAGCGTAGAATCCGTGCATCGCAAACATCTCCATCAGGGGAGATTCAGTATCGATATCATTGTATGGCACCATCAGAGTTAGGATAATACTCACCTGTTGCAGAGGAAAGAAGCAAGCTATGGTTAGTCCTAGTTGTGTATGGAAGCAGCGTATATATAACGAGACACCTAAAGGATTCCAGGTATGGAAGTGTGGAAGATTCCATGCTGGAGCACCATTATCACTTCAGGCCCTCTAAAACCACTGGTTCAGCTGCTGGTTGGTAtagaatgttcatgaacatcCCAGTTGTTCAGAAGTGTaaacagcagaggcatagcaagggggaaaagcgcccagtgcactggtgcattcttcgccatgccacacccccgccatgccccagaatgcccctgtcccacccaGGAACATTCCCGGAAGGCCCTCGCCATGTCCCCACAGGGGCACAGGCCGGGAGCATTGGGGCCCGCCCTATccacttggagctacacctctggtaaaCAACTACCTACACACAAGACCACTGCATTGCCCAACCAACTTGAATTTAAGGCAGCTTTTTAGCTGTCTGTATATTTGGGAAGTCAAAGGGATAATCAGCTAGGATAATTAGCAAGGGCATGCAGAATGATGTGTGAAAGGTGAGATGAAACTCAGGCTTGCAGGAAAACAgtgagtttattattattattattattattattattattattattattattatttatttgtttgtttgtttgtttgtttgtttgtttgtttgtttaatttgtataccgcccgatccccgaagggctccgggcggtgaacaacattcactacaacatcaacaggagcggtcgtacaaatataaacacataggctccatcccataaaatagcttaaaactcataaaacagcaaaaaccataatacataataaaaggcgtccgaccccaatttaaaacctacccccatggggggggatggcaggacccctcaatatgaggggaccctgatgtaactgccctaggggcagttACTTATCAGTTTGCCTCCCAAATCAGATACATTTGCTGAAGCATAAAACAACCATCACTACCCTGAAATAAATCCAGGCTATCTCTGTATCTATTAGCCTTGataacttcattaaaaaaaagtcccCTCTCTAACTGACTCAGTGATTGAGGGGTTATGGAATGTTCATGAATATTCCAGCTTTTCAGAAGTTTAAACAATTGTCAACACACAAGGCCTAAAGATAGATGGGGCTGCTGTTGGGAAGGACTACAGGGAATTGAGGAGCCAGAACTCACACAATAGTACTTGACTGTTAGACTAAGTATGTGAATGGTATGTGTGGGACTGGTATGTGAATAGGGAGGGTGAACAGCACATGGGTTGTGTGTTAGTAATGTAaatatgtgtgcatatatatgtgGCTATTTGAATGAAGAATGTATTAGATAtgtattaaaatatgtatttaaaaatcCCATATCTCcacttgtgtgtttttatttctgtgaatattgtaatttatatatatttttatattataattCATTTTATAGACCACCTTTCCCAaaaatgggctcagggcagcttacaacagcaaaatttacaattaaaacaatgcacTTCTAGAATGCACTGTGATACCTCCAAAAAAGTTGCAACTTATTCTTCCTTCACCCTGCTAATCAACAACAGCTAGCTTGAAGCACCTCACCAGTCTCAAAAGTATGAAAGAGAAGTACTGAAAATTGGATCTCTTAATATTCAGGCTTCCATTAAAGTTTCTCTGGAAGCAACTTTTTACTTCCCACTCTATTGCCCATCCTGATATTCAGGCTTGAGATAACCTAAAACGTGAAGGTACCTTCTAGCACATGGTAAAAGCAACTCTAGGGGTCACGCAGACACAAGATAGGTAAGATTGTTCTTTGAGTGGAGCTCTCAACATTTCCTTCTCATTAAAAACCAGGCGTGCAAGAAGCCCAGTTTGGACTGGGACTAAGCCATCCCCATACCATTTTCCTGATTTAAAGTGTACTTGGGGAACTATTATttgtctcataagaacataagaacaagccagctggatcagaccagagttcatctagtccagctctctgctactcgcagtggcccaccaggtgcctttgggagctcatatgcaggaggtgaaaccaatggtcttctgcggctgttgctcccgagcacctggactgttaaggcatttgcaatctcagatcaaagaggatcaagattggtagccataaatcgacatctcctccataaatctgtccaagacccttttaaagctatccaggttagtggccatcaccacctcctgtggcagcatattccaaacaccaatcacacgttgcgtgaagaagtgtttccttttattgtattgtgagaaagagagaaaaatgtctctctgccaacattttctaccccatgcataattttatagacttcaatcatatcccccctcagacgtctcctctccaaactaaagagtcctattTTGAACAAACAGCTGCTCCTGGAAGctgtttcagattgggaaaatggTGCAGCCTGGGGtggttccccgcccccccccccccatctcatatACCACGGTCCTGATTTTTAGGGAACAAGAAATATGTCACGATCCattcttgacatttccagcatcacCCCACTTTGAGCCCTCAAATAAACCACGGGATTGAATTCGATCCTAAAGAGCATATTCACTCGGGGAAGGACTCCTTCTATGAACAGGGGCACTTTTAGATTCAGCCCACGGTTGTGTTTgagcagattttaaaagtgaaaagGGGGTTGagttattttttaatgaaaccaCAGAAACCCCAGCAGATTGTAGATCATGACTGATCTTTAGATGTTCCACACTACCAGTGTGGTGCAATGCTTAAGAGCAggggagagacagcatggtggagtgaattaagagcagcagactccaatctggagacgcaggtttgattccccactcgtccacaagAAGCCTGATGTGGAAGCTCAGGCCAGTCACGGTTccctcagaacactctcagccccacctccctccctatCTGTTatggattgtaagctgctttaagatcCTTAAAAGTAGATAAAAGCCAGGTATAAGAAACCAACTCTACTTCTACTCATTACCTCCTTGTTATGTCCCTGTAAAGTAGGGTAGTATTACCAACCCCCATGTTGCAGATGGTCTACTAAAGCCACTTATTAAATTCTcaagttcgttcgttcgtttgttcattcattcgttcgttcgttcatttgtttatttatacttttgatttattggccgccctcccccaaagggctcagggcagcttacaacacgATAAAACGAAACAATCCATAtattacataaaatataaattatttaaaatcaacacaGCATACGGTCTAAACCAGAGTAAAAATCCAAAGCAATTTAgatcccgcccccctccccaccccaagctcaCCGGAAGTTGAGGCAAGATTTGAACCCAAGACAATGGTTCACACTCTTACCCACCATTCTGTACTTTTCTATAACCTAATCTGGGCACTGTCCAGTGCGCAGTGGGACTTGTAGTCTTATACTTACAGATACATAGGCTGTCAGGCAGGTGACAAGTGAGGCAGTGATGGCGTAAGGGATTGATGTGTTGGGACTCTTGGCTTCTTCTCCAGTGGTGGCAATGATGTCAAACCCAATGAAGGCATAGAAACAGGTGGCTGCGCCTTGTAGCACCTGCGTAGTGAAAGAGCTCAGATTAGATAGGCTAAGCAACATAGACTAAATGATGGTAGTGATGTGTAGGGGTTAGAGTGTCACACAGGGACCTAGGAGTTCCAGGGTTAAACCCCACCCATCCATGACCTCCAGTGGAGAACTCCGGTCCAGTCACTGAGGCTAACTTACCACATACAGTTGTTGTGTTGCAAATATGGGGGTAGGAAGTCAAGCGGAGACCTATACATTCTGTCCTGGCCCCCTGggcttggaggaagagtgggatgaAAATAGATGGCTAAAGAGAGCTAGGATAGGGGTGcacaatttttttctgatgttcCTATGGATCTTTGTAACACCCATGAGTTGTAACACCCGTGAGTAACTCTGCATCCTGAGTGTCTTCTTTGCAACACCTAACTGGGATCTAAGCTCATAATCTGAACATTGTgtaggtctctaaggtgctaaatTGACTCAAAATCTAACTGTTTTactttttaatgtgtgtgtgtgggaggggggaatggaaagcaTTGACAATCTCCTTTTTGCTTCCCCCGCCCCTGGCCTGATCTTTGCAAGAGAAGTAACATCAGTCCAACAAATTCAATTGGACCCAGCCCAGTGTGGCTATTTGCAGCCTCTGCTCAACCTCAGATAAAAATGGATCTTAGCAAGGCAGGAAATCCAAACCCAATCACATTTCCAGTAAGCTCTTTTGCTAACATTTATAAACTATGCACCTACCTCGCAGCATTACGCACTGGTCAAAGCAAACATCACAGAACATTTTTACAGAAAAACAGCCAACGCAAATAAGAGAGTTTTCAGTTTGGCCTCCTTTAAAAGAGAAGCTACTCTGCTAGCTCTCTTGCCATACGCATCTACAGCATATGGGAAAACTGGTTTGTATTGTGTTCCTATAACTGTTATATTTGCCTGTGATGAATCCACCATAGTGGATCTGGATGGGTACTCCCTGCAGACACAGAGGTGATACATCCTGGAATCTTCCGAAGCCCCGCCTCCACGAAGGAGGCAGTGGACTGGCTGTTTGCTTTGAGGAAGAGAAACATTGAGGAATAAGTAAGCttgttaacctccaggtggtggctggagatctcctgggatcagttctttggagaaaatggccacttgggaaggtggactctatggcagtatgCAGATACAGAGataaccccactgaagtcctccctccagaggcgtaccggggggtaatggtgcccggggcaacacctgctccgggcgtcCCCCACTGGGACCTCATGAGATAGAATCAAAGAGAAATTTCAAAGTCAGGTTCATAGAAGCATTGCTGATGATGCTTTTATCACCCCACAGCTTATGGTTTAAGCTACTTTAAGTGAATGAGCTGTTATGAAGATAGTGTCCCTATATTGTTGTGGGCAAGAGCGCACATTAATTACTTATGCAGTGGAATTTCTGATCCACAAAACAGGAACTCACCAGGGTACCTGTCTACATGTGTGAACCTGTAACTTTATGAATGTATGAACTTCTTATTATGCTTCTGTGAACCTGACTTTGAAATTGCATTTTGATCCTTTGAGGTCCCATTTATTATCCATTTATAGACTTGCAATTTGGATGTACAATACTTGAACCTCTATGATTTTCACTGTAGATGTTTATATGGATGCCTTTTGTTAATATTAAATACACCTACGTTAGTATACAGATGCTATATTACTGCTTTTATTGGTGTCCTTTTTCTTATCTGTTCGCTCCCTTCCTGCAAGCAGTGGaaccagaggccctttccgcacctgcagaataatgcactttcaatctactttcacaattgtttgcaagtggattttgctatttcgcacagtaacaaccagctgcaaagtgcattgaaagtggattgaaagtgcattgttctgcatgtgcggaattggCCATAACCAATGCAGTTTGACTATATACCAATATCACTGGAGCAAACAAAGCTCGTGCAAAGTTCAGGCAATTCTATTCATTTGCATGATGCTCGCCGTGACTTTGTCATGTTGCCAAATCCCAGCAGCTACGAGACAGCAAACTAGCAGGAAGAGACCAATATGAGAATGGGAAAAAACGGCAGTGGCAAAACAGCCAAAAATACCAGTGACGGGGCATGAAAGAGGAAGGGAGGTTCTGGGAAATTTCATTCCCCCCAAAGCACCGTTTAGTGATGGAAATCTTTGCTATCAGACATTCCATTCAACTCTAATAATTATGCAAGTTCCCTCGGAATTCCATATCATTTTGTGGTGTGCAACTCATGATGTGTTTGGCACAGGCTCTCAAACTATGAAGTGCAGGAGTACTCAATTAGCCGAAGAAAAATTGTGAATGCGGGTGGGGCTGTTTTCTATCTACGCTTCCTCTCCTGCATGTAGAATGGCATATATAGTGGAAAGTGCTGCTATGTCACAGCTGACCTGTGGCAACCTCAAAGaggcaagagcagcagtggcataggaggttaagagctcatgtatctaatctggaggaaccggatttgattcccacctctgccacctgagctgtggaggcttatctggggaattcagattagcctgtacactcccacacacgccagctgggtgaccttgggctggtcacagcttctcggagctctctcagccccacctacctcacagggtgtttgttgtgaggggggaagggcaaggagattgtcagcccctttgagtctcctgcaggagagaaaggggggatataaatccaaactcttcttcttcttcttctgttgctttcTTGTTTTGTGTACATTTATTGTAAAACATTCCCAACATGGTAGGAAGCCATTGTCTGGCTTACTTGCAGAGTAGGTGTGGTTTCCTTGGCACCACAAGCTTGGCAAGAGTTCAATCAGGTGAGGGCCCAGAAAATGGGTTGGTTGGCATTCGTTTTCTCCAACCACGTTTGGGTGACCCAGCAGTCCTTTTACTGTCTACCTTGTTTGAGATGTTGGACAttaatttagaatcataga
Protein-coding regions in this window:
- the SLC7A14 gene encoding probable cationic amino acid transporter translates to MSGILSYLDPRRIQWGATWYAMHSRILRTKPVESMLEGTGTTTSHGTKLAQVLTTVDLVSLGVGSCVGTGMYVVSGLVAKEMAGPGVIVSFIIAAVASILSGVCYAEFGVRVPKTTGSAYTYSYVTVGEFVAFFIGWNLILEYLIGTAAGASALSSMFDSLANHTISRWMIDSVGTLNGLGKGEESYPDLLALAIAVMVTIIVALGVKNSVGFNNVLNVINLVVWIFMMIAGLFYVNGENWDQGQFLPFGWSGVLQGAATCFYAFIGFDIIATTGEEAKSPNTSIPYAITASLVTCLTAYVSVSIILTLMVPYNDIDTESPLMEMFAMHGFYAAKFIVAIGSVAGLTVSLLGSLFPMPRVIYAMAGDGLLFRFLSHVSSYTETPVVACIVSGCLAALLSLLVSLRDLIEMMSIGTLLAYTLVSVCVLLLRYQPESDIDGFVKFLSEEHTKKKEGILADCEKEVCSPVSEGEEFVGPPTNTCGAKNLPSLGDNEMLIGKSDKSTYNVNHPNYGTVDMTSGIEADESENIYLIKLKKLIGPRYYTMRIHLGLPGKMDRPTAATGQTVTTCVLLLFILMFIFCSFVTFGVDYLYIQSWWAILLVVLMVLLIVILVFVILQQPENPKKLPYMAPCLPFVPAFAMLVNIYLMFKLSRITWIRFAVWCFVGLLIYFGYGIWNSTLEITAREEALHQSTYQRYDTDVDPFSVDDGFSYAESENYQDWDPADDKGFTYQQMSEAQGSSRTSSKSKSKGKHKLNSDTLISNDELDYSPE